GGCTTATAACAGTGCCAAACACGGTGTAATTGGGCTAACAAAAGTAGCTGCTCTTGAAGGTGCAGCACACGGTATTACGGTTAATGCACTTTGTCCTGGTTATGTGGATACACCACTAGTGAGAGGTCAGTTAGATGGTTTAGCTAAAACAAGAAACGTACCATTAGAAAGCGTTCTTGAAGAAGTTATTTATCCTTTAGTCCCTCAAAAAAGATTACTAGACGTGAGCGAAATTGCTGACTACGCTATCTTCTTAGCGAGTGATAAAGCAAAAGGTGTAACTGGTCAAGCGGTAGTAATGGACGGCGGATATACAGCTCAATAAAAATAGAACAAATCATTAAAAGCATAAATGAGTCCAACGGGCTCATTTATGCTTTTAATGATTTGTTCTATTCTATTGAGTTAATCAACGTTAAAATATAACTAGGCGATACATAAAAAAAGCCTCATATGCTATTTCTACTGTCAAGATAAATAGTAGGATAAAAAAGCGTACAGATTAGAAAGGATGATACATATGGTGCAAACAGTAAATGAATTAATTAAACATCCGGTTTTCTATTTCTTTAACGAAATCTCAGCTATTCCTAGAGAATCTGGAAATGAAAAAGAAATTAGTAACTATTTAGTTTCTTTTGCAAAAGAAAGAAGCCTTGAGGTTATTCAAGACGAAGCTTTAAATGTAATCATTAAAAAGCCGGCAACTAAAGGATATGAACATGCTTCAGCTATCATTTTGCAAGGACATATGGACATGGTATGCGAGTTAAATAAAGGAACTGTCCATGACTTTGAAAAAGATCCGCTTCAACTGCGAATTGTTGAAGATATGCTTTATGCAAATGGTACTACGCTAGGAGCTGATAACGGGATTGCCGTTGCATATGCACTGGCTTTACTAGATGCTCAAAATATAGCGCACCCCTCTCTTGAAGTAGTCATTACCACTGAAGAAGAAACGACTATGGGCGGAGCCATTGCTGTAAATCCAGCTTATTTTGAAGGGAAAATCTTTATTAACCTTGATACAGAAGAGGACGGAAAGCTCCTTGTCAGCAGCGTAGGCGGGGTAAAAGGCGTGCTTCGTATTCCTATAAACTGGGAGTCGTCTTCCAATAACTCAGAAACATATAGCTTAAGCATCGGAGGACTGCGCGGCGGACATTCCGGAATGGAAATTGACAAAGAAAGAGGAAATGCGAATAAACTGCTAGGGAGAGTTTTATATGATTTACAACAAGAACTTCCCTATTCTTTAAGCAGCATTAGCGGAGGATTAAAATCAAATGCAATTCCCCGTGAATCAGAAGCAATTCTATCAGTTGAGCCTTCTGAGGTAGGAAAGCTAGAAAATAAGATTCGTGAGTGGAACGAAATAGTAAAAAATGAATTACAAGCGGCTGATCCGAGCGTATATGTAAAAATAAACAAATTTTCTTCCGTTGAGAAATGTTTTACAAGAGAAACGACAGAACGAATTGTACAAGCTATTATGCTAACACCAAACGGCGTTCAAAGCATGAGTATGAATATTGAAGGATTAGTAGAATCTTCTACCAACTTAGGTGTGATCACGACGACAGAATCTGAGGTTGTTTTTCAAAATGAAATTCGCAGCTCAGTAAAAAGCTTAAAAGAAAAAATAGTAAGTCAAGTGCGCATACTTGCTCAGGTAGTCGGGGGAAGAGTTGAAACAAAAGGTAATTATCCTGAATGGGCGTACAATGGAGATTCAAAAATTCGCGAATTATGTAAAAAGGTTTACAAAGAAAAGTATGGTGAAGAGGCGGAGATCATCGCCATCCATGCTGGAATTGAATGCGGTATTTTCTTAGAAAAAATCCCTGGATTAGATGCCATTTCGCTCGGACCCGATATGTACGACGTTCATACACCTGATGAACACCTGAGCATTCCGTCTACTATTAAGACATGGGAATACTTATTAGCAGTATTAAAAGAGGCAAATAAGATATAAAGTTATCAGCATTCCTATAATCTTAAAAAGAGAGCTTCTGTAAAGGAGCTCTTTTTCATTCGTCATTTATCAGATAATAAATAGGGTTCCATCAACGCGTCAGGCAATTGAGAACATTTATGTAAGCGTTTTACAAATAAAGGTTTTAAAACGGTCCTAAAAGAGGTAAACAATTACTAAAACGATAGACAAATGAATTCAAAACAAGCTCTGCAACTAATAAATTAGTAGGGAGAGAATGTATATGAATGATAATAGTCTTATCAAAGATCCTTTTTTAGAAAAAGGAGAAATTGAATTTTTAGAATTAAAGAAAGACGAAATACGTTATCTAAAGTTCGATCGATTTTTAAAAGTCATTAAAGCACTTAATCAACGCAGTGATAAAGGCTACCAGAGTCTTATGCTTTCCGTTGATGGCTTTAAAGGTACTTCAAGAGAATTATATGAGATAGAGGAGTTTCGCAGGTATGTAAATTTGTTAATTAATCAAGTTCCTCAAATATTATTTTATATTCATGATAAAAACAAAATGACTAATCAAATTTTGAAGAGTTTATCAAATAATAGCAGCCAGCCGGCCTCTATAGATC
The genomic region above belongs to Priestia megaterium and contains:
- a CDS encoding aminoacyl-histidine dipeptidase — protein: MVQTVNELIKHPVFYFFNEISAIPRESGNEKEISNYLVSFAKERSLEVIQDEALNVIIKKPATKGYEHASAIILQGHMDMVCELNKGTVHDFEKDPLQLRIVEDMLYANGTTLGADNGIAVAYALALLDAQNIAHPSLEVVITTEEETTMGGAIAVNPAYFEGKIFINLDTEEDGKLLVSSVGGVKGVLRIPINWESSSNNSETYSLSIGGLRGGHSGMEIDKERGNANKLLGRVLYDLQQELPYSLSSISGGLKSNAIPRESEAILSVEPSEVGKLENKIREWNEIVKNELQAADPSVYVKINKFSSVEKCFTRETTERIVQAIMLTPNGVQSMSMNIEGLVESSTNLGVITTTESEVVFQNEIRSSVKSLKEKIVSQVRILAQVVGGRVETKGNYPEWAYNGDSKIRELCKKVYKEKYGEEAEIIAIHAGIECGIFLEKIPGLDAISLGPDMYDVHTPDEHLSIPSTIKTWEYLLAVLKEANKI